The DNA region GTGGCCAGGACCGGGAAGCTCAATTCGACATCTTCGGCTACGGTCTTTGCTCCGATATCGCCTAATACCGGGGCGCGGTTGACGTTGTTGACGGTGATGGTGACATTTTCTGTATCTGTACCGGTGCCGTCTGAGATCGTAAAGGTAAGCGTATAATCTTTTGTCTGTGATGTGCCCGCGGCGTCATAACCGGGGATCCATGAGAAAGTCATTGTGCCGGCATCGAAAGTCGCCCCACCTGGTAAATTTGCCGCCGAATATGCTATCGGGTCATTGTCCGCGTCGCTGCCTGAAATCGTGAAGCTAAGCGCCTGGCCTTCATCGATGCTCTGAGCGCCAATTGGATCGATGACCGGCAGATAACCGACGTATATCGCTATGTCTTCCGTATCTGTCAACACTCCGTCCGGAGAATCATCCGTAACTACAAAATGAACGTTCTCATAGGTGCCGGGAAACGCGGGCGTCCATGTAAATACACCTGTGTTCGGATCAAGAGCGGCGCCAACGGGCAGGTTCGTGCATGTATATGTGACATCATCCGCGTCCGGATCAGTAGAAGAGAGCGTGAATGTCAACGGCATAGTCTCATCTATCAACTTATTGCCTATAGGACTAAGGACAGGCGAACGATTGACGTTATTTACTATGATAGAGATGGTTTCAGGATCGGACAGGTCGCCGTCGGAAGCAGTAAAAGTTATGTTCTCATAAAGCGCTGCTTGTTCATAGGTTGGTGTCCAGTTGAACGCCCCTGTTTCGGAGTCGAAGGCCGCGCCGTCCGGCAAATTCTCTACGTAATAGGTGATCGTCTGGCCGTCAGGATCCGTAGCTGATACTGTAAAAGCCAGAGCCTGGACCTCATCGACCGTCTTATTGCCTATCGAATTAAGGACAGGCGGACGATTGACGTTATTGACCGTGATCGGAAAATCCTGAGCAACTATATTAACACCGTCAGTCACCTCGAAACGTATGGAATAGTCGCCTGCCTGGTCGTAATCCGGCGTCCATATAAAGGTCCCGCTGTTCCCGACTGAAGTAAAATTAGCATGGTCCGGCACATTAACCGCCGACAAAGTCAGAGGATCTCCGTCTTCATCGCTCGCGGCTAGGTCTACGGCCAGCGTATCGTCTTCATTTATAGAATTAGCGCCTTCTATGTTAAGGAACGGCAGCGTGTTCACGTTATCGACCGTGATCGTTATATCTTCAGAAACTACATTTACACCGTCAGTTACTTCAAAGTGGACGTTCGGGTAGACGCCTGCGCTCTGGTAGTCTGTATCCCATGTAAATGCCCGGTCTGCAGGGAAAAAGTTTCCACCCGGCAAATTTGACGCGGAATACGTAAGCACATCTCCGTCCTCATCAGTAGCCGATATGTCAAAGCTCAATGTATTAGGCTCGTTCACGACCATATCGCCGATGCGCTCAAGGACAGGCACAGTGTTCACATTATTGACCGTAATCGTTATATCTTCCGCGTAGACATCGAAGCCATCCGTCACCTCAAAATGGACATTGTAATAATTGCCTGCCTGTTGATAAGTCGGCAGCCAGGAAAAGACGCCATTGGTAAAAGTCGCGCCTGAAGGAAGATTGTCCGCGGAATATGTAAGAACATCGTTATCAGCGTCCGTTCCGGTCGGCCCGATTTCAAGCAGTAAATTTTCATCTGTAGACTGGTCGCCGATAGGATCCAGGACCGGAGGCGTGTTGATACGGAACGCGGCGTTAGAATTGTCAAAGGTTGTCCCGGTATGTTCCTTTACCTTAATAAGACAGTTTGCGCTCGGCATATACGGCACAGTGACATTCTCGGTGCCGTCGTTTATCGTATCCGTTACTATGTTCATCCATGAAGCGCCGTTATTGACGGAAAGCTTGATATCGACGTTTCCGACATCTCCCGTGCTGGTCCATTCTATAGTCTGAGTCGCGCCCGGCGAAACAACCTCTCCTCCGTTCGGATAAGTGACGGTTATAGATTTATCGTCGGCGGACGCCTGACAGGCAAACCCAAAAGATAGCGCAAAAAATATACCGGCAAACAGAACCGCTTTTAATCCGGACCAATTCCTCAAAGCCTTCATGACGCCTCCTTTAATTTTTTACAAAAATGTACTTATTAAATATTAAAATTTAAGACATAAAAAATCCCCAATAGCGTCAAGCAAAACATTTTTGCTACTATTGGGGATCGATGGTGCTGTTTCCAAATTTTCCGTTCCGTTCAGGTTGTTTCCCGAGTTATGTAGGTTGATGATAACATTTAAGTGGAACTAAGTCAACTGAAAAAAACTAACTTTTTTATTCCTTACAGGCCGATTTTTGGAATGCCGTCCCGACGGAGATTTAAAGTACCCCGTCGGTGGAAATTGACTTAACCATTGCAAACCTACGAGGTGTGATTACTCAAACCCGTCACACCTCGTAGGTTATTCCAAGTTAAAACCTCGTAGGTTGCCTTTGCGGTATAACTGATAGGCATCCTACGAGGTTAAACATAGATCATTGGTTAACTGCAGGTACCTTAGCTTTGCGCAGGAATTCGGCGCAGTCTTCGGGGACCGAGGAATTGATGAAGATCCCGGAGCCGAGCTCGAACCCGGCAGGCTGGGATATCCTGGGGATGACATTTATATGCCAGTGGAAATGCTGGTCGCCCTTCTCTTTGACCGGTATCGAACGGATGGTGTAATTGAAATCGGGGTTGCCGAGCGCCGAATAGAGCTTGCCCAGCACCGTCTTCAGGTGGCGCGACAGGTCGGCTATCTCCGCCTCATTTATCTCATCGAAAGACGTAGTATGACGCCGCGGGACGATCCACATCATAAAAGGCATTGCCGCCGCGTAAGGGACGAACGTCACGAACGAATCAGTCTCCAGGACAAGCCGGGCCTTTTCCGACAATTCCTGTTTCAGGATGCCGCAGAACATGCATTCGCCGGTGATATCGCTGTATCTGGTCGCCTGCTCTACCCGCGTCCTGATAGCGGGCGGCACTATCGGGGTGGCGACGAGCTGGGAATGGGCGTGCGCCTGGGAACTGCCTGCCTGCGCTCCGTGGTTCTTAAAGATTATTATGGACTCGATGCCGCCCATGCGCTGGATAGCCTCATAACGGTCCTTATACATCCTGATGATGTCGAAAACCTCCTCGTCCTTCATAAAAGGTATGGTCATGTTATGGCGCGGGTGCTCTACCAGGACCTCGTGGACGCCGAAACCGTTGATAAAGTGGTGCGGGCCGTCGAGCGTCCGCGTCCTCTCCAGCGCCGGGGAGAGCGCCGGGAACTTATTGTATACCGCGCGCACCTTCCAGCTTGAGCCGTCCTTTACGCGAAACGTCTCGTCTTTACAGTCTCCTTCGTTGCCGGCGCAGAACGGGCAAGCCGCCTCATATGCAGGAAGCTCGACGGCAACGCCTTTGGCCTTTTTGAAGTCCGAAGGCCGCTTAGCCCTTTCACGCGCTATTATCACCCAGTCGCGCGATATCATGTTATATCTTAATTCCGACATCCATTACCTCCAGCGCCTTTTATTGTTCGAGAGAGCAATGGTTTCTTATAGGCGAATCGAGAACTTCTTCATATCGGTTCTTCTCGACCCTTCGACTTCGCTCAGGGTCGATACCGAGCTTTTGTCGAGGTATCGACGCGCCAGAGTTAAATTAGAGCTTGCTCGAAGAATAAATGGTGCTACTTCTTGAATAGCGATTTTAGCGAATTGATCGTATCGTTGATGTCTTCGCTCTGTCCGGAGGCGTCCGCCGAAGATACCCCTTCCGCGTTTTTGTCGCCGCTGCCCTTATTGATCAGCTTTTTCAACGCGTCGATCCCCTTTTTCTTTAACTTCTCCCCAATGTCGGTGATATACGGCTTCACAAGCTTCATGAGCGACTCCTGGAAACCGCCGAATTCCGGCTTCTCGACTGTGCCGGTAATATTGAATTTCAGTTCCGCGGGATTTATCATATTAAGCGCGTCGATTATCACTCCGACAGGCACAATGCCGACGGCCGTCGCGCCGGCGCCTTTCTGTTCCAGCAGATGGTTCTTCAGCTTTATATCATTGCGTGAATCTATGGAGTCGCCGCGTATGTTTGTCTTCGACCTCATCGTAAGAGCGCCCTTTTTTACCTTAACGGGTAATGAATCCTCATAAATAAACCGGACCGCGTCGAGGTCGATGTCATCGAGCTCGACGTCAAGGCGGACATTCCCGGACGGCGCGCCGGAGCCTTTAGAGAAGAAGATATTGAACTTGCCGGCGGATGATCCTCCCCTATTTACAACGCCTCTAAATTCCACAAGGTCCAGGGCCATCCCGTTCTCCGGGTCATACTTCAGCCCTCCCAGACGGACCTTCGCGCGCTCTACCTCTACCTTCTGTCCGCCTTCGGCTTCGATGTTAACGCGGCCGTTATCTATCGTAAGGTTCCTTATCTCGAAAAGATAGAGGTCCTTCTGCGTCTTGAAACGGACTAGCCTTCCTTTCGGAAGTTCTTCAACCGTCTTAGTCACCTTCCTGGCGCGGGCAGCCGCTTCCCTGGCCTTCTCCCGGGCCTCCCCGGAAGAGCGGCTCTTCACCATCTCGCATGCCTTACCAAACCAGTCCTTCTTCTTCATGGCAAGCTGCCACGCGCTCTCGCCGGGCGCGGCCTCTTTCTTCGCCAGCCGCTCGACATTAAAAGAACCGTCAGGCTCGCCGACCAGGTCTATCTCCGCGCCGCTCATGCGCATGTTCGAGAAGACGATCTGCCGCCTAAGTAGCGCTAACGGGCTTATGCCGACCGAGACATCGTCCGCCTTCGCGATACGCACATCCTTATTATCGGGGTCAAATACCTTAAAATCGTTTATGGTGACCGATAACGTAAGCGGCCAGAAATTCGCCTTACCTATATGTATAGCGGCGTCATGCTTATTTATCTCGGACACAAGGAACGAGGTGACTGCCGGGCTCACGATGAGCCCCACCCCGAAATGGAATATCAGAAGCGCGGCTATTATCATAATAATACCGGGTATATTTACATGCCGCAGAGTTTTTTTCGGCGCCGCTCCGGGGCCGGCGGCTCCGGCGGCCCGCTTCCTTCCCGATATCCGCGCCATGAACGCCGAATTTCTGATCCTATCCAGATACTTCGCGTTTATAACAGCGCTTATCTTTTTTGAAATGAGGTAAACCGGAACGAAAAGCGCGGCCGAAACGGCAAGCCCTCCGGCAACAAGCGTATTATTTATATCCAAATACGCTATGACGGGCATGTGTGTTATCAACCTCCACATCCCGGCAAGATAATCGGCGCCTGCCAGCAGATATGTACCGACGCTTTCTGTAAGCCTGCTTGCTCCCATAAGATATACGGCCTTGAATAGCGGCAGGGCAACCAGCGTCGACATCCGGTTTATCCTGAAGACAAGGAAGAATACCATAAGGAGGAGCGCAATAGGCCCGTTCAACGGGATGAAGCCGAGAAACATCGCCAGGCATACCCCGAGGGCCATTTCGCGCGGAGAGATGTTTGCCTGCAGGAATCTCATCACCTTTAACGGCATATTAATATATGAAAACATCGATAACGTCCTCTTTTTTATTCAATCTAAATCTCACTCGCCATGCTGCGGAGCATCTTTGGCCAGTGACGCCAGGACAAGGGCAATGACACTGAGCAATACGCCGAATGCGAACGCCCCGCGGAACCCTGTTATCGCTATATCCGGGTGTTCCCGGACCTCCGCGAACAGTATGTGCATCTTTGCCGCGTTGAAAAGGATTATCTGCGAGGTTATGAGGACCAGGACGGCCAGGCCCATGGACGATCCGGCATTCGCGCATATCTTATAGACGCCGGAGCCGACGCCATGCCTGCCTGCCGGCACATGGCCCATGACAAGCTTGTTGTTCGGCGCTATGAAGAGGCCCATTCCCATCCCCAGGAATAGCAACGCCAGGGCTATAAGCGCATCCGGCGAATTTTGCCCCACGAAAGAAAGCATTATGAAGGCGACCAGGATCAGGGCCGCTCCGGCAACGCATATCCTGCGGCAGCCCATGCGGTCCGAGAGGATCCCGGCAACCGGGGCAATAAGCATCATTAGTACGGAAGGGAATGTCATGATTAAACCCGCTTTTGCGATATCCAGGCTCCTTACCATTTCAAGATAAAAAGGGAACAGGAAGATGAAGCCTATAACCAGGGCCATGACGAGGAACAGGGCGCCGACGCTGAAAGTGAAATCGAGGTTTTTGAAAAGCTTGAGGTCCAACAGCGGCGCGGGCGCCGTCTTTTCCCTGAAGAAAAAAACGGCGAACAATATTAGCGACGCGGCCGCGAACGAAAATACCGCGAGATGGTCGAAGACCGGCTTCGACATGGAATTGACCGCGTAGAGAAGGGCGCCGAGGGCGAAAAACAGCAGCGCCGCGCCGGGAAGGTCAAACCTCTTTTCGGCGGGCGGGATGTGTTTCCACGGCAGGACTTTCAAGGACAACAGGACGACAAAGATGCCCGCGGTGATGGAGAATACAAAGTTGTAACGCCAGTTAAGGACGCTGTTGATGTAACCGCCCAGAAGCGACCCGGCAACCATGCCGAAACCCTGGAACATGGCATACAACCCGAACGCCCTGCCTCTTATGTTTTGCGGCAAAAACGCGGTGATGAGCACTATCTCCATCGGGCTGTAGACCGCCTGCCCGCACGACTGGAACGTGCGCGCCAGGAGAAGCGTGTGGAACGTCGGTGAGATCGCGCACAGGAAGCCGCCGACGGCGAATCCGCTAACGCCGACCAGGAATATCTTTTTGTAGCCGACGATGTCGGCCAATTTGCCGAAACCGAGAAGCAGACTCGTTATTATCAAGAGGTATATTGTGGGGAGCCACGCTACATCGATCAATCTTACCTTGAAATGGCTGGCTATAACAGACAGAGAAATGTTCAGGCTTGCGTAGTCATAAGTCACGAGGAAACCGACGAGGCAGATGATGACGATAACTAGCAGCTGCTTTTTTTTATCTTCTATGACGTATTCGTCTGCCAATGCTACCTCGCTTCTTTGCTCGAGTAATGACAAATCTATGATAGTAGGGGAGGTTTAAACCTACCCTACACCGGAAGCGATGAGGACCGTTACGTTATTCTTCAGAACCTCTATAAATCCGTTTCGGTCCGAATTGAATATCTCGCGATCGCCCGATTCTTTTTTTACTGTGATCCTGCCGGAGCGCAGATTAGCTATTAACGGCGCATGGTCGGCCAACACTCCCATGAAGCCTGATTCGGAAGGAACGACCAGGGAAACGGCCCTGCCTTCATATACGACCTTTTCCGGAGAGAGTATGGTGAGGTTGAACGGTTTTGCCATTAGATAAGCCTTACGCTTTCAGCTGTTTGCCTTTTTCGATTGCCTCTTCGATAGTGCCGACCATATAGAACGCCTGCTCGGGAAGGTCGTCGAGCAAGCCCTCTATTAGCATCTTAAAACCTTTTATCGTGTCCTCAAGCTTCACATACTTGCCTTTAGTCCCGGTGAACTCCTCCGCGACGAAGAAAGGCTGGGAAAAGAATTTCTGTATCTTGCGCGCGCGGGCAACGATCAGTTTGTCGTCTTCTGAAAGCTCGTCTATACCGAGTATCGAGATGATATCGCGAAGGTCCTTATAACGCTGGAGGACCTTCTGGACGCCGACGGCGGTATTGTAATGCTCCTCGCCGACGATCTTCGGGTCCATGATGCGCGATGTGGATTCGAGCGGATCGACGGCAGGGTATATGCCGAGCTCCGATATCTGCCTCGAGAGGACCATGCACGCGTCGAGATGGGAGAATGTAGTCGCCGGAGCCGGGTCGGTGAGGTCATCCGCCGGGACATATACCGCCTGGACGGACGTTATGGAACCGCGTTTCGTAGATACGATACGTTCCTGGAGCTGCGCCATCTCCGAGGCGAGGCTCGGCTGGTAGCCGACGGCCGACGGCATCCTGCCTAAGAGCGTCGAGACCTCCGAACCGGCCTGGACGAACCTGTATATGTTGTCGATAAAAAGAAGGACGTCCATACCCGCTTCGTCGCGGAAATACTCGGCCATCGTGAGCGCCGAGAGGCCCACGCGGAACCTGGAGCCCGGCGGTTCGCTCATCTCGCCGAATACGAGAGCCGTCTTCTTTATTACGCCGGACTTGTTCAGTTCAAGCCAAAGCTCATTTCCCTCTCTCGTCCTCTCGCCCACACCCCCGAATACCGATACGCCGCCGTGTTCGGAGGCAATATTACGTATTAGTTCCATCACTATAACGGTCTTTCCCACACCGGCGCCTCCGAAGAGCCCTATCTTGCCGCCTTTCGGATATGGCGCCAGCAGGTCTATGACCTTCAGGCCCGTCTCAAGCATCTCCGAGACAGGCACCTGTTCCTGGAACGAGGGCGGCTGCCTGTGTATGGGGGCGCGTTTATCAGGATGCGCGACCGGCCCCAGATCGTCCGTAGTATCGCCGAGCATGTTGAATATGCGGCCTATCGTCTGTTCTCCTATCGGAACCGTGATCGGAGAGAGCGTATCCCTGGCCTTCATACCCCGCGCGAGCCCGTCGGTCGGCCCGAGAGCGATGCAGCGGGCCGTAAAATTCCCCGTAAGCTGTTCCACCTCGAGCGTCAAATTAATGGACTTCTCCTTATCCTCGACCTTGATGGCGTTCAATATCTGCGGCGCCTCTCCCTCCGGAAAGACTATATCGACTATCGGCCCTATTACCTGTATTATCTCACCATATGCCATATGAAGCTCCTATCCAAGCTTTGGCTGAATCCCGCCCCCAGCTGACTCCAGGCGGGATGAAGCTCCCGTTCAGTCTCTCAGCACTTCGGCGGCGGACGCGATCTCGATCACCTCTCTGGTGATCGAGGCCTGCCGCGCTTTATTCCTCATCAGCGTAAGCGTGTCGATGAATTCGTCCGCGTTGTCGGTCGCGGCCTTCATCGCGATCATGCGGGACGAGTGCTCCGACGCGAACGCGTCGAGGAGCGTAAGGCGCAGCTTTTCCGATATATACGCCGGTATAAGCGAATCGGCGGCGGCCCTGATATCAGGCTCTACCAGGTACTCGAGCCCCGCTTCATTTTTCGTATATTCGATGTTCAGGATCTTCTGCACCTTTATCTTGTAACGCAGCATAGAATTGAAATGCGTATGCGCGGTATAGACCTCATCGACGATATTGTTGAGGAACATGGCGATAAGGCCGTCGGATATATCTTTCGACGCTTCATACGAATATTTTCCGTGCAGCCCGACGTAATATCCGCTTATCTCGAAACCGCGAGCCTTAAAAAAATTATATCCTTCCTTCCCTACCAGAACCAGCTTCACCTTGTCTTTATCATACGCTCTCATGAACTCCCCGCACGAGCGCATTACGGCGTGGTTGTATGTGCCGCATAGCCCGGTATCCGATGTCATCACGCAGAGGGCTATGCTGCCGCCCCCCGGACGCTTCTCGAGCAGCGGATGGCTGACCTCCGTGCCTGACGCGAGCAGGTCGTTCAATATCGTCTCCAGTTTATTAAAATACGGCCGTGACTGGAATAGCGTCGACCTGACACGGTTCAATTTCGCCGCGGAGATCATCTGCATGGCCCGCGTTATCTTGCGGGTAGACTCGACGCTGCGGATCCTGCGTTTTATATTCTGCAAGGATTGGATCATACCTTATACTCTGCTTTGAACTCTTCCTTAAATTTCGTTATCGCGCTGTTGAGCCTGTCCATAAGTTCGGGGGCGAGCTCGCCCTTCGATTCTATCTGTATCTCGATGTCGGGATGCAGACTCTCCATATATTTATAAAAAGCTATTTCAAATTTACGCAAGGCGGCGACGGGCAGGTCGTCCAGGAAACCGTTAGTCCCCGCGTACAGGATCATGACCTGCTTAGAAAGCGGGAGCGGCTCATATTGCCCCTGCTTCAACAGCTCTACCATCCGCTCGCCGCGCGAGAGCTGCGCCTGCGTCGTCTTGTCGAGCTCAGAACCGAACTGCGTAAAGGCCGCGAGCTCCCTGTATTGGGCCAGGTCGAGGCGGAGTTTTCCCGCCACCTGTTTCATCGCCTTCTTCTGGGCGTTGCCGCCCACCCTGGAAACGGAAAGGCCCACGTTGATGGCCGGGCGGATGCCCGCGTAGAAAAGGTCGTTCTCCAGATATATCTGGCCGTCAGTTATCGAGATGACGTTCGTGGGTATGTAGCTCGTGATGTCGCCGGCCTGCGTTTCTATTATAGGAATGGCCGTAAGCGAGCCGCCTCCATGTTTATCGGTTAATTTCGCGGCGCGCTCCAATAGACGCGCGTGGAGATAGAATATATCGCCGGGATACGCCTCCCTGCCCGGCGGGCGCCTTAATAACAGAGAGAGCTGCCTGTATGCCTGGGCATGCTTGGAGAGATCATCGTAAATGACAAGCGCATGCTTGCCCGAATACATCAACTCTTCGCCGATGGCGGTGCCGGCATACGGCGCCAGATATTGAGAGGTAGCCGCCGCGCGGGATGAGGCGCTCACTATCGTCGTATATGACATGGCCCCGTATTTTTCCAGCGTATCGTGGACCGATACTATATTCGACAGCTTCTGCCCTATAGCCACATAGACGCAGTAGACGCCTTTATTCTTCTGGTTTATTATCGTATCGAGGACTATAGCCGTCTTTCCGGTCTGTCTGTCGGCTATTATCAGTTCGCGTTGTCCGCGGCCTATCGGTATCATGGCGTCGACGGCCTTTATTCCCGTCTGCAGCGGTTCCTTAACGGGCTGGCGTTCGATGACGCTCGGCGCGTGCGCCTCGAGAGGCCTGCGCCTGTGTGATTCTACAGACCCCTTGCCGTCTATAGGCTTGCCGAGGGAGTTGACGACCCTTCCCACTAGCGAGTCACCGACCGGGATATCGGCCACTTTGTACGTCCTCTTTACTATATCGCCTTCCTTTATATTCTTCTCGTCGCCGAAGATGACTATGCCGACCGACTCTTCTTCGAGGTTGAAGACCATGCCCGTTATGTCGCCCGGGAATTTTACGAGTTCTCCGGCCATGACGTCGTCGAGGCCGTATACGAGGGCGATCCCGTCGCCTACCTGCAGGACCGTGCCCGTAGACTCCATCCTGACACGGGTCTTATATTTCTCAAGCTCTTTCTTTATTATAGACGTTACTTCTTCGGGTCTCAGTTCCATTATTTCAACTCATCCTTAGCGCCGTCATCTTCTCTTTTATCTCTTCGAGACGTTTCTTCACGGATCCGTCGATCACCTTATTCCCGACATCCACCTTCACCCCGCCGAGTAGATCCGGATCCAGCTTCACATAGAGTTGGAGCTTCTTATTCATCTTACGCTCCATGGCGTCCTTTATCGACCGGACCAGGTCTGTATCCAGCATGTAACTTGTGCTCAGGACAGCTTCGACCTTTTCGCCGTGCGCGTATTTAATACGGGCGTAATCGGCTATCTGGAAAAATATCTCCACACGGTCCTTTTTCAGGAGCAGTTTCAAAAAATTGCGCAGGTCCTGCGAAAAACTTTTTGCGAATACCTCGTCTATAACGCCGCATTTTTCATTATAGGTTATTACCGGCTTGCCCAGGAATTTTAAAAATTCAGGATTGTCGCGGAAGACGTCTTTGGCGTTCTTAAGCTCCTCGAGCGCCTCCTCAAATCCTATCGCGCCCCTGGCGTATTCCAGAAATCCGTCGACATACCTCTTCGCGAGTATCATTTCTTCTCCACGCCCTCCAGGAACTCCTCCACCATCTTCCTGTCCGTCTTTTCGGTCAGTTTCTCCTGCACCACCTTTTCGGCGACCTCTATC from Candidatus Omnitrophota bacterium includes:
- the atpH gene encoding ATP synthase F1 subunit delta, with amino-acid sequence MILAKRYVDGFLEYARGAIGFEEALEELKNAKDVFRDNPEFLKFLGKPVITYNEKCGVIDEVFAKSFSQDLRNFLKLLLKKDRVEIFFQIADYARIKYAHGEKVEAVLSTSYMLDTDLVRSIKDAMERKMNKKLQLYVKLDPDLLGGVKVDVGNKVIDGSVKKRLEEIKEKMTALRMS